CGCCCGGCATCCGTACTGGGCGAATTATAAAACCCTGGCCGAGCAAGCCGGACTCGGCGCTTGCTGGTCCGAGCCGATCTTGGGTGCCGCCAAAAAGGTGCTGGGCACCTTCGCCATTTACCAGCGCTATCCGGCGTCCCCGGACAATTTCGCCTTACGCCTGCTGGATATGGTTGCCCATTTCGTGGCGTTGGCTATCGAACGCAAGCAGGCCGAGGAACACATTTACCAGTTGGCGAATTACGATCCGTTGACCGGACTGCCCAACCGCGGCCAGCTTAATAACCATTTGAAGTATGCGTTGGGTCTGGCCAGGCGCACCAATGGCCAACTGGCACTGATGTTTCTGGATATCGACCACTTCAAGGACGTTAACGATACCTTGGGGCACAGCATCGGCGATGCCTTGCTGGTCGAATTGGCCAATCGGTTGCGCGCCGCACTGCGGGCTGAGGATATCGTCACCCGGCTGGGCGGCGACGAGTTCATCGTCTTGTTGCCCGGAGCCAACGCCAACGCTGCCGCCTATATTGCCCAAAAATTGCTGGACGCGATTTCCGCACCGTTCCGCATCGAGCACTACGATTTGAACATGAGCGCATCGATCGGCATCGCGCTGTATCCGAACGACGGCGAGGATCTGGAAACCTTATCGAAAAGCGCCGATACCGCAATGTACCGGGTGAAGCTGGAAGGCCGCCACGGTTGCCGCTTCTTCACGCCGGAAATGCACGCCAATTCGGCGCGCAATCTGCAGTTGGTCAACGGCCTGCGCCATGCGCTGGAGCGCGGCGAATTGGAGTTGCACTACCAGCCGCAATTGTCGCTGAAAACCGGCAAGGTGACCGGTGCCGAAGCCTTGTTGCGTTGGCGGCATCCGGAGTTGGGCCAGGTGTCGCCGGCCGAATTCATTCCGGTGGCCGAGGACAGCGGTTTGATCCTGCCGATCGGCGAATGGGTGATCAGAACCGCCGTGCGCCAAGCCAGGCAGATTATGGCGGACGGGCTGGGGCCGCTGGTCATGGCCGTGAATTTGTCGGCGGTGCAATTCAGCCAACCGACATTGCCGGATTTGGTGGGCAGCATTCTGGACCAGGAAGGGTTACCGCCGGAATATCTGGAACTGGAATTGACCGAACGGGTGGCGATGAACCAACCGCATGCCGCGATTGCGGCGATGGATAATCTGCACCGGCGCGGTATCCGGATGTCTATCGACGATTTCGGCACCGGCTATTCGTCGTTGAGCTACCTGAAGAAATTCAAAGTCTACAAACTGAAAATCGACCAGTCCTTCGTGCGCGACATCAATACCGACGCCGAAGACAAGGCAATCGTCAGCGCAGTGATCAGCCTGGCCGACAGCCTGGGCTTGGCAACCATCGCCGAGGGCGTCGAAACGTCGGAGCAGAAAGCCTTCTTGCAACAGCAAGGTTGCGACGAAATGCAGGGCTATCTGTTCAGCCGGCCGTTGACCGCCAGCCAATTGCTGGAGTTTTTGCGCTAAGCTTGTCGCCATGGGCCGCTGTGTTGCGGCCGCTGCGCTGCGGAGCTTACCGATGAACGATTCCCGATCCATTTTCGAACGCTGGCCGCAGCCGCTGCCGGTTCCGCCGTTGGCGGTACTGTTGGGCATCGGCGGTCTGATTGCCGCCAGTACCTGCTTCTATACCATCCCAGCCGAATCCGAAGGCATCGTGTTACGCTTCGGCGAATTTACCGACAAGGTGCCGTCCGGCTTGCACGCCAAACTGCCGTTCGGGGTCGACGAGGTGATCGAAGTGCCGACCCAGCGCCAACAAAAGCTGGAGTTCGGCTTTGCCTCGCCCGGTTTTACCAATCCGGATCAGGCCGGCCAGGAACCGGAGCTGGAACGGGCCATGGTGACCGGCGATTTGAACTCGGCCTTGGTGGAATGGATCGTGCAATACCGGATTACCGATCCGGAGAAGTACCTGTTCGATGTGCGCGATCCCGGCCTGACCTTGCGCGACATTTCCGAAGCGGCGATGCGGGAAGTGGTCGGCGACCGTACCGTCGACGAAATCATCACGATCGGCCGCCAGGAAATCGAGGAAACCGTGTTGGCGCGGGTGCGCGAATTGGCCGAGCGCTACCGCTTGGGCGTGACGATCAACCAAGTGCAACTAAAAAACGTCAACCCGCCGGAACCGGTACAGCCGTCGTTCAATGAAGTCAATCGGGCGCAGCAGGACCGGGAGAACGTGATCAACCTGGCTAACGGCGAATACAACAAAGCCGTGCCGAAAGCGCGCGGCGAGGCGGACCAAAGAATACGCGCCGCCGACGGCTACCGCTTCAAACGCATCAACGAAGCCGAAGGCGACGTCACGGCTTTTAACCAGGTGCTGGAACAATACCTGAAAGCGCCGGAAGTCACCCGCACCCGGATTTATCTGGAGACGATGGCCGCAGTGATACCGCAAGCCAAACAGCAAATCATCGTCGACGATTCGGTGCAACAGATTCTGCCGCTGCTGGCGCCGCCCAGTCCACAAGTTGTCGAGGTGGCAAAATGAACGGTTTCGGCAAGCCGATAGGCGTCATCGCCATAATGCTATTTTTGTTGCTCACTTGCAGCTACACCGTCAACCAGACCGAGCAAGTCATCATTACCCAATTCGGCCGGCCGATAGGGTTGCCGATTACCGATCCCGGCCTGCATTTCAAGTTGCCGTTCGTGCAACAGGTCAACAGTTTCGATAAACGTTACCTGGCTTGGGACGGGCCGATGGTGGAGATGTCGACCAAAGATAAAACTTATGTCCAGGTCGATACTTTCGCCCGCTGGCGCATCACCGATCCGATGCGCTATTACCTGCGCTTGCGCGACGAACGCAGCGCCCAGTCGCGGCTGGAAGACATTTTGGGCAGCGAAACCCGCACCGCGATTGCCCGCCACGAGTTGATCGAGGTAGTGCGTAACGACAAGCAGCGGAAACCGTTGCAGGACGAGAGCTTGGCCGGTCTGGCCGGCGAGGAGGCCGGAATCGGCGTGTTGCGGCCGATTCGGGCCGGGCGGGCCGCCATCGAAAACGACGTCTATGCGGCAGCGGCGCCGAAACTGGCCGAGTTCGGCGTCGAACTGTTGGATGTCCGCTTCAAGCGCATCAATTACAACCGGCAGGTGCTGGAACGGATACACCAGCGCATGATTAGCGAACGCCTGCAAATCGCGCAACGCTTCCGGTCCGAGGGCGAAGGCGAAGCCGCGCGCATCCACGGCAACAAGGAGCGCGATATCAACGAGATCGAATCCGCGGCGTACAAGCGGGTGCAGGAAATTCAAGGCGAGGCCGATGCCAAGGCCGCCGAAATTTACGCCAAAGCTTACGCGCAGAAGCCGGAAGCGGCCGAGTTCTATAAATTCCTGAAAAGCATGGAGACTTACCGGAGCGTGATCGGCAGCGAGGCCAGTTTGGTGCTATCGACCGACAGCGAGTTATTCGGCTGGTTGAAACGGGCGGAAACCAAAGGCCGTTGACGGCGCTAACGGCCGCCGGCCGCGGTTAAGTTGGAATTAAGCTGCCGCTCGCATCATGCATCCCGACACGATCATTTTGCGAAAAGGAGCTTTGATATGTGGAATAAAACCCTAATTGCCGTTTTGAGTTTGGCGTTTTCGTCGGCTGCATTGGCCGACCATGACGACTGGGGCCACCATGGGGGCCATCACCGCCACCATCACCACCATGGGCATTACCCGGAATACCGGGAGCGGGTGATTTATTACCAACCCGCCCCGCCGCCGGTGGTGGAGTACGTGCCGGCACCGGCCTATTACGCGCCGGCCCCGCAGCCGCGTTATTACCAATACGACCAGCGCAACCCGCAAGGTTTGGTGGGCGGCATGGTCGGTAGTGCGATGGGCTACCACTTCGGCGGCGGCGATCCGCTGGCGGCCGGCATCGGCGCCGCGGCCGGTGCGCTGTTAGGTAACGGCATGTACTGATCCGGCTGCCGAGTCCGCTCGGCCGTCAGCGACCGTGGCCTTAATAAGTAAGCAGTTGGAAAAAGCTTTTCGGCGCGCCGCAGATCGGACATTGCCAGTCGTCCGGGATGTCTTCCCAGCGCGTGCCGGGGGCGATGCCGCTATCCGGATCGCCTTTAGCTTCGTCGTAAATGTGTTCGCATTCGCGGCAATGGTATTTTTTGTAATCGGCCATAGGTTGTTCTCTCCCGGTCAACGTGTTAAATCCCGCAACAAGCGGTCGAAGGCCGCCGCCATCAGCGGCAGAATGCTGAGTAAACGGTGGTCCGCGTCCAGCATGTGCAAGCGGGCGCGATGCTCGCGGCAAAAGCGCCAGGCGTTTTCGGGCGGCACCACGTCGTCTTGCCAGCCGTGAAATACCTCGATGTTTTCGGTACCGGGGGCGAAGCGGTCGCGGGCATAACCGGGCAGGTAAAAAGCCGGCGCGATCAAAAACAGGCCTTGCGGCTTGATCGTTTCGGCAGCAACGGTCGCCACGTAAGCGCCCATGCTCGAGCCGGCCAGCACGATCCGCTCGTAACCGCGCAAATCCAGCGCTAGCAGTTGTTCGACCCGCCAATCCGGATCGTTGCTGGCCTGATAATCCGGACTGATGAACTCGAAACCGCGGCCTTTGGCTACTTCGGCCAAGGCCAACGCTTTTTCGCCCCACGGAATACTGTCCTTGCCGTGATTGTATACCACCAGGTTCGTCACCATTTCCCCCTTCATTTTCGAAAAAACAGATTAGCCAGCACGGTGATCAGCACACTGGCCACGATCATCGACGTGATCGGAATAAACACAAAGCTGCTTTTGCTCTGAATGCGGATGTCGCCGGGCAATTTGCCGAACCAACTGACCAGCCACGGCGCGTAGTTAAGCACCAAGCCCACGGCCAGAAGCAGAGCGCCTATGCTTATCAAGGCTTTGCCGGGTTCCATGCTAGCTCCTCTTTATAAAACGCAGCGGCCTATTCTATGCCGTCCGGGCTTGTCGTGCAGCGCCAAGCGCGGGTTTAGTTGTTCCAGGAAAAGCTAAAATAACGAGTTGTGCGGAATGCGCTCGAACCCAACCGGGAATTCGCCACCGTGCGGAGGGTTCGCGGTGGGGCAAATCGGTTGAGGACAATCTTGGATGTTAGTTTGATCGGCTAAAACCGACCCATAAGCGACATTCGAAAACAATTAACCAAGAGTCCGATTTTCTCATCATATAGATGGTGTTCCTTAAATTTACCCAGATTAAAAAGTTGCTTTGAAATCTTTGTCGGTCTTTGGGCATTAACAAGGTTTTTCCAAAAACCTTGAATATCTTACAGAATTCAGTGATGATGAAAATTATTCGGTCAGCCCATTTAGATTAAGCCTGCGGAGGAGTCGTAAACTATCGAAGTTAACCTTTGCCAAACAGGCACCCATGGAAACAAATAGAACACCAACGGTTATTGGCATTGGGGCTTCGGCCGGGGGATTGGAAGCACTCGAACAATTCTTTACCCATGTTCCACCAAACTGCGACGCTACGTTTGTCGTAATTCAACATCTTGATCCTACTAACCCCGGTATGCTGCCGGAATTGTTGCAGCGCTTCACAGCGATGAAGGTCGCTCAGGCCGAAGAGGGTATCAAGGTCAAAGCCAACTGCGTCTATGTAATCCCTTCCAATAAGGATTTATCGATTGCTCAGGGCAAGCTGCATCTACACGATCCTGTCGCGCCACGCGGCTTACGCCTACCCATCGACTTTTTCTTCCGTTCGCTGGCGAATGACCAGAATGAACGTGCCATAGGCGTAATTTTGTCGGGCATGGGTTCCGACGGCACGCTTGGTTTGCGTGCCATCAAGGCAAATGCGGGACTAGCGTTAGTGCAAACCCCAGATTCCGCTAAATTCGACGCCATGCCGCACAGTGCGATTGATGCTGGATTGGTGGATATTGCCGCGTCTCCAGACGCACTTTGGGAGAAGATAGCCACCTGTCTCCAACAAAGTCGACACGGTCGGTACAGGGTTTCCGAGCCGGTTTTGGCCCTTAAATCGCAAAGCGCACTAGAACAAATCATCCTGTTGCTGCGCTCGCGTACTGGCAACGATTTTTCGGGCTATAAGAAAAACACCCTGTATCGCCGTGTCGAACGGCGCATGGGCTTGCACCAGATCGACGTCATTTCTCATTACTTGCACTATCTGCGCGAAAACCTCCAAGAGCAGGATATGCTGTTCAAGGAGCTACTGATCGGTGTTACCCAATTCTTTCGGGATACCGCAGTATGGGAGCAACTGAAAAACCATGCCATTCCGAATTTGCTAGCCGAAAATCCCATGGCTACACAACTACGGGCTTGGGTTCCAGCCTGTTCGACCGGCGAAGAGGCTTATTCGCTGGCCATGGTGTTTAAGGAAGCCGTCACCCAAAGTAGCCTTGATCACATCTACAAATTACAGATTTTTGCCACCGATCTCGATGCCGATGCAATCGAAAAAGCCCGTCAAGGTTATTACCCCGCCAACATTGCCGCCGATGTTTCGCCAGAGCGGCTCAGTCGCTTTTTTGTCGCCGAAGACGATGGTTATCGGATAAACAAAGACATCCGGGAAATGGTGATCTTTGCCCAGCAAAACATCATCAGCGATCCACCTTTCACCAAACTCGATCTGCTCTGCTGCCGTAATTTATTAATTTATTTAGAGCCCGTGTGCCAGAAGAAACTGATGCCACTGTTTCATTACGCGCTGAGGGTGCACGGTATTTTGTTGCTCGGTAATGCCGAGACTATCAGCAATTTTGGCGACTTGTTCTCGGTTATCGATAGCCATTCGCGGCTGTATCGTCGTAATGATCAAGCTTTGCCCTTTGCAGATATAGAATTCCCGTCCAAATACTTTCCTGTCGTCACCATGATCCATTCAAATGCCCAGGCACCCAAAACCGCTTTAAATCTGCAAAGCCAGGTAGAGAGACTGTTATTGCAGCACTATTCACCCGCTGCGGTGTTGGTCAATGCCGACGGCGATATTTTGTATATCCATGGTCGTACCGGAAAATATCTGGAACCCGCCGCCGGTAAAGCCAATTTGAATATTCACGCCATGGCCCGGGACGGCCTAAGACATGAGCTGCCGATTGCCCTAAAGCAAGCTCAACAGCAAACCGAAGCGGTCACTGTGCGTGGTTTGACGGTGGGTACCAATGGCGGCAGCCAAACGATCGACCTTTCCGTGCAGGCTATCGACAAACCCGAAACCTTAAAAGGCTCGCTGTTGATCACCTTCACCGATGTGGCGACGCCGAAACCCAGAAAACGCAACCGGCACTCACCGAACGCCGAGATGCAGACGGTACTGGACGAGTTGCAAAAAGCGCGCGAAGAAAATCAAAGTCTGCGGGAAGAAGCGCAATCCTCGCAGGAAGAACTGAAATCCGCCAATGAAGAACTGCAATCGACCAATGAAGAGTTGCAGTCCACCAACGAGGAATTGACTACCTCCAAGGAAGAAATGCAATCATTGAATGAAGAGTTACAAACGGTCAACGCAGAACTGCAAGCCAAGGTCAGTGATCTATCCTTGGTCAACAATGACATGAAGAACCTGCTCGACAGTATGGAAATTGCGACTGTATTTCTTGACAATGCTCTGAATGTCCGCCGGTTTACTAGCCACGCCACGCATCTCTTCAAACTGATCGCAGGTGATGTGGGCCGTCCATTGTCCGACATTGTGACTGAACTCGATTATTCGCAGTTGCAGCAAGATGCCCAGAGCGTACTGCGAACATTGGTCTTTATTGAAAAGCAGGTCAAAACTCACAATAATCTTTGGTTTACAGTGCGTATCATGCCATACCGCACCCAAGACAATGTAATAGACGGCATTGTGATAACGTTTATCAACATTACCGAAACCAAAAAGCTGGAAGCGCAATTACGGGGGGGGTATGAAGCATGAAAAAAAACCGCTAGACCTCCGGCAAGATCCTGCAACACTGCGTCGTAGCGCCGAACAACAGCTAACAGCGAAACCGCAAACCGATGCGCAAACACCAAGCGAAGATAAAAAGCTGCTGCATGAATTACAGGTGCATCAGATCGAGCTGGAGATGCTCAACGAAAATTTGAGTCATGCCCAAGCAGAACTGGAAAAATCTTGGGCACGCTATTTCGATTTATACGATTTGGCCCCCGTAGGGTATCTAAGCCTCGGTAGCCGCAACATCATCCTGAATGCCAACTTGACTGCCACGACTTTGCTCGGCATGACACGTAAAGCCCTACTTAAAAGGTCTTTACCCGATTTTATCCTAGCCGCTGATCATGACAAGTATGACCTCCACCTCAAGCAATTGCAGGAGACCGGCAAACCACAGGTTTTTGAATTGCATTTGCTTAAGCAGGATGGCGGTGCAATTTGGGTTAGGTTAGAAATGAACCGGGCGGTGGGCGCTGGAAGCGATCAACTGCTGCGTGTCGTAATGATCGATATCAGCGAACAAAAAGCCAAAGATGACTATCTGCGGCAGGCTGCGGCTATGTTTGAGACTGCTCGTGAAGGTGTGATGGTGACAGATGCCGAAAACCGTATTGTGGTTGTCAATCGGGCATTTACCGAGCTCACCGGCTATAGCTCCGCTGAAGTGCTGGAACAAACGCCGAAAATCCTCAAATCAGGGCGACAAGATGAGGCTTTTTACGCGGCGATGTGGTCTGAAATCAACGCCACAG
Above is a window of Methylomonas koyamae DNA encoding:
- a CDS encoding chemotaxis protein CheB, coding for METNRTPTVIGIGASAGGLEALEQFFTHVPPNCDATFVVIQHLDPTNPGMLPELLQRFTAMKVAQAEEGIKVKANCVYVIPSNKDLSIAQGKLHLHDPVAPRGLRLPIDFFFRSLANDQNERAIGVILSGMGSDGTLGLRAIKANAGLALVQTPDSAKFDAMPHSAIDAGLVDIAASPDALWEKIATCLQQSRHGRYRVSEPVLALKSQSALEQIILLLRSRTGNDFSGYKKNTLYRRVERRMGLHQIDVISHYLHYLRENLQEQDMLFKELLIGVTQFFRDTAVWEQLKNHAIPNLLAENPMATQLRAWVPACSTGEEAYSLAMVFKEAVTQSSLDHIYKLQIFATDLDADAIEKARQGYYPANIAADVSPERLSRFFVAEDDGYRINKDIREMVIFAQQNIISDPPFTKLDLLCCRNLLIYLEPVCQKKLMPLFHYALRVHGILLLGNAETISNFGDLFSVIDSHSRLYRRNDQALPFADIEFPSKYFPVVTMIHSNAQAPKTALNLQSQVERLLLQHYSPAAVLVNADGDILYIHGRTGKYLEPAAGKANLNIHAMARDGLRHELPIALKQAQQQTEAVTVRGLTVGTNGGSQTIDLSVQAIDKPETLKGSLLITFTDVATPKPRKRNRHSPNAEMQTVLDELQKAREENQSLREEAQSSQEELKSANEELQSTNEELQSTNEELTTSKEEMQSLNEELQTVNAELQAKVSDLSLVNNDMKNLLDSMEIATVFLDNALNVRRFTSHATHLFKLIAGDVGRPLSDIVTELDYSQLQQDAQSVLRTLVFIEKQVKTHNNLWFTVRIMPYRTQDNVIDGIVITFINITETKKLEAQLRGGYEA
- a CDS encoding DUF2905 domain-containing protein, with protein sequence MEPGKALISIGALLLAVGLVLNYAPWLVSWFGKLPGDIRIQSKSSFVFIPITSMIVASVLITVLANLFFRK
- the hflC gene encoding protease modulator HflC produces the protein MNGFGKPIGVIAIMLFLLLTCSYTVNQTEQVIITQFGRPIGLPITDPGLHFKLPFVQQVNSFDKRYLAWDGPMVEMSTKDKTYVQVDTFARWRITDPMRYYLRLRDERSAQSRLEDILGSETRTAIARHELIEVVRNDKQRKPLQDESLAGLAGEEAGIGVLRPIRAGRAAIENDVYAAAAPKLAEFGVELLDVRFKRINYNRQVLERIHQRMISERLQIAQRFRSEGEGEAARIHGNKERDINEIESAAYKRVQEIQGEADAKAAEIYAKAYAQKPEAAEFYKFLKSMETYRSVIGSEASLVLSTDSELFGWLKRAETKGR
- a CDS encoding YqiA/YcfP family alpha/beta fold hydrolase, translating into MVTNLVVYNHGKDSIPWGEKALALAEVAKGRGFEFISPDYQASNDPDWRVEQLLALDLRGYERIVLAGSSMGAYVATVAAETIKPQGLFLIAPAFYLPGYARDRFAPGTENIEVFHGWQDDVVPPENAWRFCREHRARLHMLDADHRLLSILPLMAAAFDRLLRDLTR
- a CDS encoding rubredoxin, producing the protein MADYKKYHCRECEHIYDEAKGDPDSGIAPGTRWEDIPDDWQCPICGAPKSFFQLLTY
- the hflK gene encoding FtsH protease activity modulator HflK encodes the protein MNDSRSIFERWPQPLPVPPLAVLLGIGGLIAASTCFYTIPAESEGIVLRFGEFTDKVPSGLHAKLPFGVDEVIEVPTQRQQKLEFGFASPGFTNPDQAGQEPELERAMVTGDLNSALVEWIVQYRITDPEKYLFDVRDPGLTLRDISEAAMREVVGDRTVDEIITIGRQEIEETVLARVRELAERYRLGVTINQVQLKNVNPPEPVQPSFNEVNRAQQDRENVINLANGEYNKAVPKARGEADQRIRAADGYRFKRINEAEGDVTAFNQVLEQYLKAPEVTRTRIYLETMAAVIPQAKQQIIVDDSVQQILPLLAPPSPQVVEVAK